A genomic region of Herbaspirillum sp. DW155 contains the following coding sequences:
- a CDS encoding branched-chain amino acid ABC transporter permease, producing MNLQIVALLGQDGITNGAIYALLALSIVLVFTVTRILLIPQGEFVSFGALTMGMMQNGQPLTVAWLLVALCLGACAFDLYDMWRTSRRRPSLWLPAKLVYAAVVAGVALNLNFSTMPMLAQIVMTLLLLVPMGPLMYRMAFQPIASASPLVLLIVSIAVHVALVGVALLVFGPEGARTAPFTDASLELGSLRFSSQALWVICVSLLLIVGLFLMFERTLYGKALRAAALNRMGARLMGISPVFAGKAMFLLASLIGVMSGVLIAPITTIYYDSGFLISLKGFVGSIIGGLVSYPVAAIGALTIGLIESFSTFWASAYKEIIVFVLIIPILLWRSLSTRHVEEEE from the coding sequence ATGAATCTCCAAATCGTGGCGCTCCTGGGACAGGACGGCATCACCAACGGCGCCATCTATGCGCTGCTGGCGCTGTCCATCGTCCTGGTCTTCACCGTCACCCGTATCCTCCTGATCCCGCAGGGCGAGTTCGTCTCCTTCGGCGCGCTGACCATGGGCATGATGCAGAACGGCCAGCCGCTCACGGTCGCCTGGCTGCTGGTGGCCCTGTGCCTGGGCGCCTGTGCCTTCGACCTCTACGACATGTGGCGCACCAGCCGGCGCCGGCCCAGCCTGTGGCTGCCGGCCAAGCTGGTCTATGCGGCGGTGGTGGCGGGCGTGGCCCTGAACCTCAACTTCTCCACCATGCCGATGCTGGCGCAGATCGTCATGACCCTGCTGCTGCTGGTGCCGATGGGACCACTGATGTACCGCATGGCCTTCCAGCCTATCGCCTCGGCCTCGCCACTGGTGCTGCTGATCGTCTCCATTGCCGTGCACGTGGCCCTGGTCGGTGTGGCGCTGCTGGTGTTCGGCCCGGAAGGCGCGCGTACCGCACCGTTCACCGATGCCAGTCTGGAACTGGGCAGCCTGCGCTTTTCCAGCCAGGCGCTATGGGTGATCTGCGTATCGCTGTTGCTGATCGTGGGCCTGTTCCTGATGTTCGAGCGCACGCTGTATGGCAAGGCCTTGCGCGCTGCTGCGTTGAACCGCATGGGCGCGCGTCTGATGGGCATCTCGCCGGTGTTTGCGGGCAAGGCCATGTTCCTGCTGGCTTCATTGATCGGGGTGATGTCCGGTGTGCTGATCGCGCCCATCACCACGATCTACTATGACTCGGGTTTCCTGATCAGCCTGAAGGGCTTCGTCGGTTCCATCATCGGCGGGCTGGTCAGCTATCCGGTGGCGGCCATCGGTGCGCTCACCATTGGCCTGATCGAATCCTTCTCCACCTTCTGGGCCAGTGCCTACAAGGAAATCATCGTCTTCGTACTGATCATTCCCATCCTGCTATGGCGTTCCCTCTCGACCCGTCACGTGGAGGAAGAAGAATGA
- a CDS encoding branched-chain amino acid ABC transporter ATP-binding protein/permease encodes MKPASSPRPSRLPARTALAIFVVLLAAAPLVLPPFYMTLLNNIGLASLVVLGLVLLTGVAGLTSFGQAAFVGLGAYFSAALSAKVLPLPEALLWLQSPWPALVAALLLTALLAYAVGSVTLKLSGHYLPLGTIAWGISLYFIFGTLESMGGQTGMSGIPSITFFGVALSSDRAMFGLIWIAVLLGVAALSNLLDSREGRAIRALKGGIVMAEAMGINTARMRIVVFVIAAVLAALSGWLYVHMQRFVNPSPFGLGFGIDYLFMAVLGGASHVWGAVLGSTLIVVLKEWLQGILPVVLGRSGNFETIVFGLLIVVLLQRSRDGLWPYLARLMPVRSRRLQIDPQAQALPRRPMPAPHEVVLDVRNVTRKFGGLVANNDMNLKVMAGEVLALIGPNGAGKSTLFNQISGVDTPTSGSVQFRGYEVTGRGSRHIAGLGMSRSFQHVRLMPRMTVLENVAIGAYLRGQRGVLASMLRLDRQEEARILAEAARQIERVGLKAQMFEQAGALSLGQQRILEIARALAADPCLLLLDEPAAGLRLGEKQALGDLLRKLRGEGMAILLVEHDMDFVMELVDRIVVMDFGQKIAEGLPEEIQNNRAVLEAYLGVADEEEGAAVEESAGNAIAAGAHHGQ; translated from the coding sequence ATGAAACCCGCTTCCTCCCCCCGGCCTTCACGTCTCCCGGCGCGCACGGCGCTGGCCATCTTCGTCGTGTTGCTCGCGGCCGCACCGCTGGTCCTGCCGCCGTTCTACATGACCCTGCTCAACAACATCGGCCTGGCCTCGCTGGTGGTGCTGGGGCTGGTGCTGCTGACCGGCGTGGCCGGCCTGACCAGTTTCGGACAGGCGGCCTTCGTGGGCCTGGGTGCCTATTTCTCGGCAGCGCTCTCGGCCAAGGTATTGCCGCTGCCGGAGGCCCTGTTGTGGCTGCAGTCACCCTGGCCTGCGCTGGTGGCGGCACTGCTCCTCACCGCCTTGCTGGCCTATGCCGTGGGCAGCGTCACGCTCAAGCTCTCCGGGCATTACCTGCCGCTGGGCACCATCGCCTGGGGCATCAGCCTGTATTTCATCTTCGGCACGTTGGAGAGCATGGGCGGGCAGACCGGCATGTCGGGCATTCCCTCCATCACGTTCTTCGGGGTGGCGCTCAGTTCCGACCGTGCCATGTTCGGCCTGATCTGGATCGCTGTGCTGCTGGGCGTGGCGGCCCTGAGCAACCTGCTGGATTCGCGCGAAGGCCGCGCCATCCGTGCCCTCAAGGGCGGCATCGTGATGGCCGAGGCCATGGGCATCAATACCGCGCGCATGCGCATCGTGGTGTTCGTCATCGCCGCCGTGCTGGCTGCGCTGTCGGGCTGGTTGTATGTCCACATGCAGCGCTTCGTCAATCCCTCGCCCTTCGGTTTGGGTTTCGGCATCGACTACCTGTTCATGGCGGTGCTGGGCGGGGCCAGCCATGTGTGGGGGGCGGTGCTGGGTTCCACCTTGATCGTGGTGCTCAAGGAATGGCTGCAGGGCATCCTGCCGGTGGTGCTGGGACGCTCGGGCAATTTCGAGACCATCGTCTTCGGGCTCCTGATCGTGGTGCTGCTGCAGCGTTCGCGCGATGGCCTCTGGCCTTATCTGGCGCGCCTGATGCCGGTGCGCAGCCGCCGGCTGCAGATCGATCCGCAGGCCCAGGCGCTACCGCGCCGTCCCATGCCGGCTCCGCACGAAGTGGTGCTGGATGTGCGTAACGTCACGCGCAAGTTCGGCGGGCTGGTGGCCAACAACGACATGAACCTGAAGGTGATGGCCGGTGAAGTGCTGGCCCTGATCGGTCCCAATGGGGCGGGCAAGTCCACGCTCTTCAACCAGATTTCCGGTGTCGATACGCCGACCTCGGGCAGCGTGCAATTCCGTGGCTATGAAGTGACCGGCCGTGGTTCGCGTCATATCGCCGGGCTGGGCATGAGCCGCAGCTTCCAGCATGTGCGCCTGATGCCGCGCATGACGGTGCTGGAGAACGTCGCCATCGGTGCCTACCTGCGCGGACAGCGTGGCGTGCTGGCCTCGATGCTGCGTCTGGACCGGCAGGAAGAAGCCCGAATTCTGGCCGAAGCTGCGCGCCAGATCGAACGCGTCGGCCTGAAGGCGCAGATGTTCGAGCAGGCCGGCGCACTCTCGCTGGGCCAGCAGCGCATCCTGGAAATCGCCCGCGCGCTGGCTGCCGATCCCTGCCTGCTGTTGCTCGATGAACCTGCTGCCGGTCTGCGTCTGGGCGAGAAGCAGGCGCTGGGCGACCTGTTGCGCAAGCTGCGCGGCGAGGGTATGGCCATCCTGCTGGTGGAACACGACATGGATTTCGTCATGGAACTGGTGGACCGTATCGTGGTGATGGACTTCGGCCAGAAGATCGCCGAGGGCTTGCCCGAAGAGATCCAGAACAATCGCGCCGTGCTGGAAGCCTATCTGGGCGTGGCCGACGAGGAAGAGGGCGCAGCGGTAGAAGAATCCGCGGGCAATGCCAT